A portion of the Kwoniella newhampshirensis strain CBS 13917 chromosome 1, whole genome shotgun sequence genome contains these proteins:
- a CDS encoding glucose-6-phosphate isomerase, translating to MTGTSASKYQAWKKLQSLHSSKSSKLVLKELFAADPSRFSTLSRSFTASSPDVSILLDYSKNLVDEEVLSTLFDLAREADVEKFRDAMFSGEHINTSEGRAVLHVALRNPPVDQGGFKIAEEGVDEVHKVLAHMKEFTESVRSGEWKGYTGQPINTIVNIGIGGSDLGPVMVVEALKHYSKRDLKTHFVSNIDGTDLAEVLKLCDRETTLFIVASKTFTTQETITNAESAKDWFLETAKDKAHVAKHFVALSTNVKGVTEFGIAESNMFQFWDWVGGRYSLWSAIGLSIALAIGFDNFQEMLNGAHAMDKHFKETKLEDNLPVILALVGIWYNDFYGAQTQALLPYDQYLKRFADYFQQGDMESNGKSVTKDGVRVDYETGPIIWGQSGTNGQHAFYQLIHQGTKLIPCDFLAPVETLNPISGGKHHEILLSNFFAQPEALAFGKTEEQVVEELGAQSSNAALVKSKIFEGNKPTNSIMFQKLTPGTLGALIALYEHKIHIQGAIWGINSYDQMGVELGKVLAKAILKQLGSEKDVEGHDSSTTGLIHHYQKNRK from the exons ATGACAGGCACATCCGCGAGCA AGTATCAAgcttggaagaagctgcAATCCCTCCATTCTTCCAAATCATCCAAGCTCGTCCTCAAGGAGCTCTTCGCTGCCGACCCTTCTCGAttctccaccctctccaGGTCCTTCaccgcctcctcccccGACGTCTCCATTCTCCTTGATTACTCCAAGAACctcgtcgacgaggaagttctctcaaccctcttcgatctcgctcGTGAAGCGGACGTAGAAAAGTTCCGAGATGCCATGTTCTCGGGTGAACACATCAACACCTCTGAAGGGCGAGCTGTCCTTCACGTCGCTCTTCGAAACCCCCCCGTCGATCAAGGTGGATTCAAGATTGCCGAAGAGGGAGTCGATGAGGTCCACAAGGTCCTCGCTCACATGAAGGAGTTCACCGAGTCGGTCCGTTCAGGGGAATGGAAGGGTTATACCGGTCAACCCATCAACACCATCGTCAACATCGGTATCGGTGGTTCTGACCTTGGGCCCGTCATGGTCGTCGAGGCTCTCAAACACTACAGCAAGAGGGACCTGAAGACACATTTCGTTTCCAACATTGACGGTACCGACCTCGCCGAAGTTCTCAAGCTTTGTGACAGGGAGACCACCCTTTTCATTGTCGCGAGCAAGACTTTCACCACTCAGGAGACCATCACCAACGCTGAGAGTGCAAAGGACTGGTTCTTGGAGACGGCTAAGGAC AAAGCTCACGTCGCTAAGCACTTTGTCGccctctccaccaacgTCAAGGGTGTGACCGAGTTCGGTATCGCCGAGTCCAACATGTTCCAGTTCTGGGACTGGGTAGGCGGACGATACTCTCTCTGGTCCGCTATCGGCCTCTCCATCGCTCTTGCTATCGGTTTCGACAATTTCCAAGAGATGTTGAACGGTGCTCATGCTATGGACAAGCACTTCAAGGAGACTAAGCTAGAGGACAACTTGCCCGTCATCCTTGCTTTGGTAGGCATTTGGTACAACGACTTCTATG GCGCCCAGACCCAAGCTCTACTTCCTTACGACCAGTACCTGAAGCGATTTGCCGATTACTTCCAACAGGGTGACATGGAGTCCAATGGAAAGAGCGTTACTAAGGACGGTGTGCGAGTAGACTACGAGACTGGA CCCATCATCTGGGGACAATCCGGTACAAACGGTCAACATGCTTTCTACCAGCTCATCCATCAGGGTACTAAGCTCATTCCTTG TGACTTCCTCGCCCCCGTCGAGACTCTCAACCCTATCTCTGGCGGCAAGCACCACGAGATTCTCCTTTCCAACTTCTTCGCTCAGCCCGA AGCTCTCGCTTTCGGTAAGACCGAGGAGCAAGTAGTTGAGGAGCTCGGTGCTCAATCTTCCAACGCTGCTCTTGTCAAGTCCAAGATCTTCGAGGGTAACAAGCCTACCAACTCGATCATGTTCCAAAAGCTCACTCCGGGTACTCTTGGTGCTCTTATCGCGCTTTACGAGCACAAGATCCACATCCAAGGTGCTATCTGGGGTATCAACTCTTACGACCAAATGGGTGTCGAGCTAGGCAAG GTCCTAGCCAAGGCTATCCTCAAGCAACTTGGAAGTGAGAAGGATGTGGAAGGTCACGACTCTTCG ACGACCGGTCTTATCCACCACTACCAGAAGAACAGGAAGTAA